A single genomic interval of Amycolatopsis albispora harbors:
- a CDS encoding acyl-CoA dehydrogenase family protein: MGVFLDRARRIADEVFFPAANAVDARGVVPGSHFDLLAEEGFYALAAPAEIGGPGLELPEIVAVLETLVGGCLSTTFTWMQHHGVVLALSSTPSADLREQHLAAALKGETRFGVAFAGAIPPVPRLRAERVDGGFRLHGEAPFVSGWGNIDFLQVSARDGDQVINGLVEPAAGRTLRVEGLDLVAAQATSTVRLEFDGYELPADQVVGETTHAEMPAGQVVGSRLNGCLACGLTGRIIRLLEELGDTGRAAKLRAELDEVRRRLDAGLADADLLYPARAAASELAHRAAGVLVAATGSASVLRANHPQRLAREAVFTLIAAGRPQTKAALLDLLVP; encoded by the coding sequence ATGGGCGTTTTCCTTGATCGGGCCCGGCGCATCGCCGACGAGGTGTTCTTCCCGGCCGCCAACGCGGTCGACGCGCGCGGTGTGGTGCCGGGCAGCCACTTCGACCTGCTGGCCGAGGAGGGTTTCTACGCCCTCGCCGCGCCCGCCGAGATCGGTGGTCCCGGCCTCGAACTGCCCGAGATCGTCGCCGTGCTGGAGACGCTCGTCGGCGGCTGCCTGAGCACGACGTTCACCTGGATGCAGCACCACGGCGTGGTGCTCGCGCTCAGCTCGACGCCCAGCGCCGACCTCCGCGAACAGCACCTCGCGGCGGCCCTCAAGGGTGAGACCCGCTTCGGGGTCGCGTTCGCCGGGGCCATTCCGCCGGTGCCGCGGCTGCGTGCCGAGCGGGTGGACGGCGGGTTCCGGCTGCACGGTGAAGCCCCGTTCGTCAGCGGCTGGGGCAACATCGACTTCCTGCAGGTTTCCGCCCGCGACGGCGACCAGGTGATCAACGGCCTGGTCGAACCGGCCGCCGGGCGCACGCTGCGGGTCGAGGGCCTCGACCTGGTCGCCGCGCAGGCCACCAGCACCGTCCGCCTCGAATTCGACGGTTACGAACTGCCCGCGGACCAGGTGGTCGGCGAGACCACGCACGCCGAGATGCCGGCCGGGCAGGTGGTCGGCTCCCGGCTCAACGGCTGCCTCGCCTGCGGCCTGACCGGGCGGATCATCCGGCTGCTCGAAGAACTCGGCGACACCGGGCGCGCGGCGAAGCTGCGTGCCGAGCTCGACGAGGTCCGCCGCCGCCTCGACGCCGGGCTGGCGGACGCGGACCTGCTGTACCCGGCGCGCGCGGCCGCGTCCGAACTGGCCCACCGCGCCGCCGGTGTGCTGGTCGCCGCCACCGGCAGTGCCAGCGTGCTCCGCGCGAACCACCCCCAGCGGCTCGCCCGCGAGGCCGTGTTCACCCTGATCGCGGCCGGACGGCCGCAGACGAAGGCCGCGCTGCTCGACCTGCTCGTCCCTTAG
- a CDS encoding ESX secretion-associated protein EspG has product MAHSFSLSLAAVDILLEHTRLGRAPFPFQIPHIGTTRTQRMQVRDAVFRDLESRGMLHRGRLDGDVEIALGAFVRAPVAITAAAQLEGGKRLFARSAADGQFGVVVRQDENLLVFEEARPTGVVPAIVDLLPMTPAGPGQSVTIAKPAPRPKRPRHADDSYDPFAGVAAPRTHSSSPPQLRAVERIFEKPKKRIGQFTAFVRGQDGTPVNLAPIAWFDNEDGRYFSTMRQAADGQQWLTYAPADNARIAQQLFQQLEGYL; this is encoded by the coding sequence ATGGCCCACTCGTTCTCGCTGTCGCTGGCGGCGGTGGACATCCTGCTCGAGCACACCCGCCTCGGCCGGGCGCCCTTTCCCTTCCAGATACCGCACATCGGCACCACGCGCACCCAGCGCATGCAGGTGCGCGACGCCGTTTTCCGCGACCTGGAATCCCGCGGCATGCTGCACCGCGGCCGCCTCGACGGTGACGTCGAAATCGCGCTCGGCGCCTTCGTCCGCGCGCCGGTGGCGATCACCGCGGCCGCGCAGCTCGAAGGCGGCAAGCGGTTGTTCGCCAGGTCCGCCGCGGACGGCCAGTTCGGCGTGGTGGTCCGGCAGGACGAGAACCTGCTGGTCTTCGAGGAGGCGCGGCCGACCGGCGTGGTGCCCGCCATCGTCGACCTGCTGCCGATGACCCCGGCGGGTCCCGGCCAGTCGGTGACCATCGCCAAGCCCGCGCCGCGCCCGAAGCGCCCGCGTCACGCCGACGACAGCTACGACCCGTTCGCCGGTGTCGCCGCACCGCGGACGCACTCGTCGTCACCACCGCAGCTGCGTGCGGTCGAGCGCATCTTCGAGAAGCCGAAGAAGCGGATCGGCCAGTTCACCGCGTTCGTCCGCGGCCAGGACGGCACCCCGGTGAACCTGGCGCCGATCGCCTGGTTCGACAACGAGGACGGCCGCTACTTCAGCACCATGCGCCAGGCCGCCGACGGCCAGCAGTGGCTGACCTACGCCCCGGCCGACAACGCGCGCATCGCCCAGCAGCTGTTCCAGCAGCTCGAGGGGTATCTGTAG